In Amycolatopsis coloradensis, one genomic interval encodes:
- a CDS encoding GTP-binding protein, producing the protein MGFGEFDSDANAPQVTGPTSSAKIVVAGGFGSGKTTLVGAVSEIDPLTTEAMMTEASTGVDDNSATPNKSTTTVAMDFGRISLDSDLVLYVFGTPGQHRFWFMWDDLAVGAIGAVVLVDTRRLADAFPSIDFFENRKLPYVVAINCFDRLLHHQIEDVRHALTISPSVPIMACDARERESAKQVLISVVQHAIAHDSALRAG; encoded by the coding sequence GTGGGCTTCGGAGAATTTGACTCCGACGCGAATGCGCCGCAGGTGACCGGACCGACTTCGTCGGCCAAGATCGTGGTCGCTGGCGGATTCGGCTCGGGGAAGACCACGCTGGTCGGAGCGGTTTCGGAGATCGATCCGCTGACCACCGAGGCCATGATGACCGAGGCCAGTACCGGCGTCGACGACAATTCGGCCACCCCGAACAAGTCGACGACGACCGTGGCCATGGACTTCGGGCGGATTTCGCTGGACTCGGACCTGGTGCTGTACGTGTTCGGTACGCCGGGCCAGCACCGGTTCTGGTTCATGTGGGACGACCTCGCGGTCGGTGCCATCGGGGCCGTCGTGCTGGTCGACACGCGGCGGCTCGCCGACGCGTTCCCGTCGATCGACTTCTTCGAGAACCGGAAGCTGCCGTACGTCGTGGCGATCAACTGCTTCGACCGGCTGCTGCACCACCAGATCGAGGACGTCCGGCACGCGCTGACGATCTCCCCGTCCGTGCCGATCATGGCCTGTGACGCCCGGGAACGTGAGTCCGCCAAGCAGGTGTTGATCTCGGTCGTGCAGCACGCCATCGCACACGATTCGGCGTTGCGCGCGGGGTAA